In one uncultured Methanoregula sp. genomic region, the following are encoded:
- a CDS encoding site-2 protease family protein, translating into MDWILLIVLLVTAYALVAYYIYTKKLWQDRITFYGPLMAIKTERVGFFDRFLPFGTFLRLYGTLGVLMVIVVSVLMTVLLIISVQHIVVQRPALTMANDPKNVLAIPGVNDFIPFTFAVWFGLIVTMIVHEFGHAVLCRVEGIRVKTMGVLLAVIPIGAFVEPDEEDQEKTRGLAKIRMFGAGITNNILMGVICFVAIALLLGMVVPLNAPLVHGVYVDSPAYHAGVPPNSVIREVNGISVGTRDDVASILNSTKPGDTVTLLIDNKGKTESHSLTLTSWPQELSPRTSGFMGVTYYDATAVKEQFGLLHEPIGIIILLAVPLYTIMDPATWGQFSILTVDTVDALMWQVPFPHFWFVIQLLFWCGWFNLVVGTFNALPLLPLDGGLILKESVDRLLDRRGLMKYSGYVVGAISYGMLAVLLSVMILPYMLNL; encoded by the coding sequence ATGGACTGGATCCTTCTCATCGTACTTCTTGTAACGGCATACGCGCTGGTTGCGTACTATATCTATACGAAAAAACTCTGGCAGGACCGGATCACTTTTTACGGTCCGCTGATGGCAATAAAAACCGAGAGGGTCGGATTTTTCGACCGGTTCCTCCCGTTTGGCACCTTCCTGCGCCTCTACGGCACCCTTGGCGTACTGATGGTCATCGTGGTCTCGGTCCTGATGACGGTCCTGCTCATCATCTCGGTCCAGCACATCGTTGTCCAGCGGCCGGCACTGACCATGGCAAACGATCCCAAGAATGTTCTTGCCATCCCCGGTGTGAACGATTTCATTCCCTTCACGTTTGCGGTCTGGTTCGGCCTCATCGTCACGATGATCGTCCACGAGTTCGGCCATGCCGTGCTGTGCCGGGTGGAAGGAATAAGGGTAAAGACGATGGGTGTTCTTCTCGCCGTGATCCCTATCGGCGCATTTGTCGAGCCGGATGAGGAGGACCAGGAGAAGACCCGGGGCCTTGCCAAGATCCGGATGTTTGGTGCCGGTATCACCAACAATATCCTCATGGGGGTGATCTGCTTTGTTGCCATTGCCCTGCTCCTTGGAATGGTGGTGCCGCTCAATGCCCCGCTTGTCCACGGCGTATATGTGGATTCCCCTGCGTACCATGCCGGCGTTCCCCCCAACTCGGTGATCCGTGAAGTGAACGGGATCAGCGTAGGAACGCGGGACGATGTGGCATCGATCCTCAACAGCACGAAACCCGGGGACACCGTTACCCTGCTCATCGATAATAAGGGAAAGACCGAGTCGCATTCCCTGACGCTCACCTCCTGGCCACAGGAACTGAGTCCGCGGACGAGCGGTTTCATGGGGGTTACGTATTATGATGCCACCGCGGTCAAAGAGCAGTTCGGTCTCCTGCACGAGCCCATCGGCATTATCATCCTGCTCGCAGTGCCGTTGTATACTATCATGGACCCGGCTACCTGGGGCCAGTTCAGCATACTGACGGTCGACACCGTGGATGCCCTGATGTGGCAGGTGCCGTTCCCCCATTTCTGGTTCGTGATCCAGCTCCTCTTCTGGTGCGGGTGGTTCAATCTTGTCGTCGGGACCTTCAATGCCCTTCCCCTCCTTCCGCTCGATGGCGGGCTTATCCTCAAGGAGTCCGTAGACCGGCTCCTGGACCGGCGCGGGTTGATGAAGTATTCCGGTTACGTGGTCGGTGCGATCAGCTACGGGATGCTTGCCGTGCTTCTCTCTGTTATGATACTGCCGTACATGCTGAACCTGTGA
- a CDS encoding TrkA family potassium uptake protein: protein MYIIIVGLGGIGRNLAKLAVEHAHNAVVIDQEESRCSEVLEHYDVLAVTGNATDKTILEEAGIDRADALIATTSDDSVNLMTCWLAKKFRVPNVVAIVNQPSHSDFFKEVGVRISENPDELVASRLYYWTQNPQLQQLASIPGGTIFEIVAENSAPIVGHEIRELKVKDFVFIAIRRTGGELIIPSGNVKIQPGDIFTVFTKKEAEDDCLRLLNKQLKKSAE, encoded by the coding sequence ATGTACATCATCATCGTGGGGCTTGGGGGCATTGGAAGGAACCTTGCAAAACTTGCAGTCGAGCACGCACATAACGCGGTTGTCATCGACCAGGAAGAGAGCCGGTGCAGCGAGGTCCTGGAACACTATGATGTACTGGCAGTAACCGGCAATGCTACCGACAAGACCATCCTGGAAGAGGCAGGTATCGACCGCGCCGATGCCCTGATCGCCACCACAAGCGACGATTCGGTTAACCTTATGACATGCTGGCTCGCAAAGAAATTCAGGGTGCCAAACGTGGTTGCCATCGTCAACCAGCCATCCCATTCCGACTTTTTCAAGGAAGTGGGCGTACGTATCAGCGAGAACCCGGACGAGCTTGTGGCATCACGCCTGTACTACTGGACGCAGAACCCGCAGCTCCAGCAGCTGGCATCGATCCCGGGTGGCACGATCTTTGAGATCGTTGCCGAGAACAGTGCACCCATCGTCGGGCACGAGATCCGCGAGCTCAAGGTCAAGGATTTCGTATTCATTGCAATCCGCAGGACCGGCGGCGAACTGATCATCCCGAGCGGGAATGTGAAAATCCAGCCGGGCGACATTTTTACCGTATTTACCAAAAAAGAGGCAGAAGATGACTGCCTGCGTCTCCTCAACAAGCAGCTGAAAAAATCAGCGGAGTGA
- a CDS encoding type B DNA-directed DNA polymerase, translating to MWILDSVPRGGIDLWCKEGSVRLIHHEYDPPFYLYLQDPDAHHGMITALEEQFRAEPCTFRTIFGEFDGYKVFAGRDVAEAIERQTLYAAQLFNVDIRKDQRFMAENGIVPCCDDLEARFSPDISHNLSRMEIRIRGDPGRDCACTEIELVHERTERLAGPEREVLSDLFALIAACDPDVILMPHADRRMPYLQARAREYGLTMTMSRSGKYRTIGSRSYWSYGRVEYKDAALIPDGRILIDTEQSFVYRESGLSGVLLAARLSGISPGLVSRLTPGTLISGYETYEAIRRGIAVPFRKSDAESVRKFALLRGADRGGMMFQPKAGVFENVDEIDFTSMYPSIIVKANLSPETIRHRERPGFLPAALEPLLELRKKTKVRKRSDPSVAGLDAILKWMLVTCFGYTGYKNAKFGRIEVHEAITGRSREILLQTKEIAEEMGFTVLHGIVDCLWVQGPAVMALQERIDRETGLPVEIGHFDWLVFLPLSDGFGAYNRYYGRPPDGSVKVRGIAARRHDTPGYIRRMQGDMLAVMARAETIAELDERWDEVRCLYRTAAAQLPAAPVHEMAISRRISRLTYAHRCIEGAAVAAYRQNGADVAPGMKIQYVVRDACAYRVEPVWSAETFDIAYYRELLERAWTEIAYAFRKGREDRGLRV from the coding sequence ATGTGGATCCTTGACTCTGTTCCCCGCGGGGGCATTGACCTGTGGTGCAAAGAGGGATCGGTGCGGCTGATCCATCACGAGTACGATCCGCCATTCTACCTGTACCTGCAGGATCCGGATGCACATCACGGCATGATAACGGCACTGGAAGAGCAGTTCCGCGCAGAGCCCTGCACCTTCCGGACCATCTTTGGCGAATTTGACGGCTACAAAGTTTTTGCAGGCCGTGACGTTGCAGAAGCCATCGAGCGGCAGACCCTGTATGCTGCCCAGCTCTTCAACGTGGATATCCGGAAAGACCAGCGGTTCATGGCAGAGAACGGGATTGTTCCCTGCTGTGATGATTTGGAGGCCCGCTTCTCTCCCGATATATCCCATAACCTGAGCCGGATGGAGATCCGGATCCGCGGCGACCCGGGCCGGGATTGTGCCTGCACGGAGATCGAACTCGTCCACGAACGCACCGAACGCCTTGCCGGGCCCGAGCGGGAGGTGCTCTCTGATCTCTTCGCGCTTATCGCGGCGTGCGACCCGGATGTGATCCTTATGCCCCACGCAGATCGCAGGATGCCGTATCTGCAGGCACGGGCCCGGGAGTACGGGCTCACTATGACCATGAGCAGGAGCGGGAAGTACCGTACCATCGGCTCGCGCTCCTACTGGAGCTACGGCCGGGTGGAGTACAAGGATGCAGCCCTCATTCCGGATGGCAGGATCCTGATCGATACCGAACAATCGTTCGTGTACCGTGAGAGCGGTCTCTCGGGCGTGCTCCTGGCCGCCCGGCTCTCGGGCATTTCCCCGGGCCTCGTCTCCCGCCTGACCCCGGGAACCCTCATATCGGGTTATGAGACCTATGAAGCCATACGGAGGGGCATCGCAGTGCCGTTCCGCAAGAGCGATGCAGAATCTGTCCGGAAATTTGCCCTGCTCAGGGGTGCGGACCGGGGCGGGATGATGTTCCAGCCAAAGGCCGGCGTCTTTGAGAACGTGGACGAGATCGATTTTACCTCGATGTATCCATCCATCATCGTTAAAGCGAACCTGTCCCCGGAGACCATCCGGCACCGGGAAAGACCGGGGTTTCTCCCTGCCGCCCTTGAGCCCCTGCTTGAACTGCGTAAAAAGACAAAAGTGCGGAAACGATCCGATCCGTCTGTTGCCGGCCTCGATGCTATCCTCAAGTGGATGCTGGTGACCTGTTTCGGCTACACCGGCTACAAGAATGCGAAATTCGGCAGGATCGAAGTTCACGAGGCGATCACCGGGCGATCGCGCGAGATCCTCCTGCAGACAAAAGAGATTGCCGAGGAGATGGGTTTTACCGTTCTGCACGGGATCGTGGACTGCCTCTGGGTGCAGGGCCCGGCCGTCATGGCATTGCAGGAGCGCATTGACCGGGAGACCGGGCTTCCGGTCGAGATCGGGCATTTCGACTGGCTGGTGTTTCTTCCCCTGAGTGACGGGTTCGGGGCGTACAACCGTTATTATGGCAGGCCGCCGGATGGCAGCGTGAAAGTCCGGGGCATTGCTGCACGACGACACGATACTCCCGGTTATATCCGGAGGATGCAGGGGGATATGCTTGCGGTCATGGCCAGGGCAGAAACCATTGCGGAGCTGGATGAGCGGTGGGATGAAGTGCGGTGTCTCTACCGGACTGCAGCAGCACAGCTCCCTGCCGCCCCTGTGCACGAGATGGCCATCAGCCGGCGGATCAGCCGGCTCACGTATGCGCACCGCTGTATCGAAGGGGCCGCAGTGGCTGCATACCGGCAGAACGGGGCGGATGTTGCGCCCGGCATGAAGATCCAGTACGTTGTGCGGGATGCGTGCGCGTACCGTGTGGAGCCGGTCTGGTCTGCCGAAACGTTTGATATCGCGTACTACCGGGAGCTGCTGGAGCGGGCATGGACCGAGATTGCATACGCGTTCCGTAAGGGACGGGAAGATCGGGGCCTGCGGGTATAA
- a CDS encoding 4Fe-4S binding protein encodes MLKVHRDICGYCGCCVSVCPEGALELIDAYLSVEKNCTSCGVCAKVCPLGALEVVNEK; translated from the coding sequence ATGCTCAAAGTACATCGGGATATCTGTGGATATTGCGGATGCTGCGTATCGGTCTGCCCGGAAGGAGCCCTTGAACTGATCGATGCGTACCTGTCCGTTGAGAAGAACTGCACCAGCTGCGGAGTCTGCGCAAAAGTCTGCCCCCTTGGCGCCCTGGAGGTAGTCAATGAAAAATAA
- the rnhB gene encoding ribonuclease HII, with translation MICGVDEAGKGSVLGPMVIAAVGVTSESVLDGLGVKDSKELSPGERERLYAVIRKKCAVATIRLDAQDIDAVRVEMTLNAAVARAHAQAISKLSPSCAYVDACDVNTFRYAEMVKGNLAAPCEIISEHHADQKYAVVSAASIVAKVVRDRAVASLAKKYGEIGSGYPSDPVTIRFLTAYIGKHKTPPHIARKSWKTVSNLLAQQSQSHLADF, from the coding sequence GTGATATGCGGCGTTGATGAAGCGGGAAAAGGCTCGGTGCTTGGCCCGATGGTAATAGCTGCCGTTGGGGTGACTTCAGAATCCGTTCTTGACGGTCTTGGCGTGAAAGACTCAAAGGAATTATCTCCCGGTGAACGCGAACGGCTCTACGCGGTTATCCGGAAAAAGTGCGCTGTTGCAACAATCCGGCTTGACGCGCAGGATATTGATGCGGTCCGGGTCGAGATGACCCTGAATGCAGCGGTTGCCCGTGCCCATGCACAGGCTATCAGCAAGCTCTCTCCCAGCTGTGCATATGTCGATGCCTGCGATGTCAATACCTTCCGCTATGCCGAGATGGTGAAAGGAAACCTGGCTGCTCCCTGTGAGATCATATCAGAACATCATGCTGACCAGAAGTATGCAGTTGTCTCTGCAGCAAGCATCGTGGCAAAGGTTGTCCGCGACCGGGCAGTTGCCTCCCTTGCAAAAAAATACGGCGAGATCGGCAGCGGGTACCCGTCCGACCCGGTTACTATCCGTTTTCTCACTGCATATATAGGGAAGCACAAAACTCCCCCGCACATTGCCCGGAAGAGCTGGAAAACGGTCAGTAACCTGCTTGCACAACAGTCCCAGAGCCATCTGGCAGATTTCTGA
- a CDS encoding NAD(P)/FAD-dependent oxidoreductase — translation MKNKYDVLVIGGGPAGALAAKTAVEKGLSACIVEKRPAIGTPVRCAEGIGQDGLREFIEPDPRWISAEMTGATVVSPDGFVMKLESELAGSKVGYVLDRKFFDRELVWKAAEAGADVAVKSRASSPIMENGVVKGAKIEYCGKVTSVHADVVIAADGVESKFSKWCGIDTTVPVREIMSSVQYVMTDIDIDEHSTVFYLGNEVAPEGYLWVFPKGKRTANVGIGISGKKSGDGHRAKDYLDRFVKKTFPHGKTIEYIPGGVSVCRPLGCTVADGLMLAGDAARVVDPLTGGGIYNAMYTGRLAAQVAAECIGKGDVSKKALMKYDKEWRASKMGKALERNYHIKEYLIRQSDAKLNEIIHSVAQLNLKEFTTLTLVKEIIRVNPKLMLDLGALAASLR, via the coding sequence ATGAAAAATAAGTATGACGTTCTTGTCATTGGCGGCGGCCCGGCGGGAGCCTTGGCAGCAAAGACTGCGGTGGAGAAAGGCCTGTCAGCCTGCATTGTCGAGAAACGCCCGGCGATTGGCACCCCTGTCCGGTGTGCGGAAGGGATCGGCCAGGATGGCCTCCGTGAATTCATCGAGCCTGACCCCCGCTGGATATCAGCCGAGATGACCGGTGCAACGGTGGTCTCCCCTGATGGTTTCGTCATGAAACTCGAATCTGAACTCGCCGGCAGCAAAGTCGGGTACGTCCTTGACCGTAAGTTCTTCGACCGTGAGCTGGTCTGGAAAGCGGCAGAGGCTGGAGCCGATGTTGCCGTCAAGTCCCGGGCATCTTCCCCGATCATGGAGAACGGGGTAGTCAAAGGAGCAAAGATCGAGTACTGCGGCAAGGTCACCAGTGTTCATGCCGATGTAGTCATTGCTGCTGACGGGGTTGAATCCAAGTTCTCGAAGTGGTGCGGCATCGACACGACCGTCCCGGTTCGCGAAATTATGAGTTCGGTCCAGTACGTGATGACCGATATCGATATCGATGAACACTCCACGGTCTTCTATCTCGGAAATGAGGTTGCTCCCGAAGGTTATCTCTGGGTCTTCCCGAAAGGGAAGCGGACCGCAAACGTTGGTATCGGTATCTCCGGGAAGAAGAGCGGCGACGGGCACCGGGCAAAGGACTACCTGGACAGGTTTGTCAAGAAGACTTTCCCGCATGGCAAGACCATAGAATATATTCCCGGCGGCGTATCGGTCTGCCGCCCGCTGGGGTGCACGGTTGCCGACGGCCTGATGCTCGCCGGCGATGCGGCCCGGGTGGTCGATCCCCTGACCGGTGGCGGCATCTACAACGCGATGTATACCGGCCGGCTTGCAGCCCAGGTTGCGGCCGAATGCATCGGCAAGGGCGACGTTTCCAAAAAAGCCCTTATGAAGTACGATAAAGAATGGCGTGCTTCCAAGATGGGAAAAGCCCTCGAGCGCAACTACCATATCAAGGAATACCTGATCAGGCAGTCCGATGCGAAGCTCAACGAGATCATCCACTCCGTTGCACAACTCAATTTAAAAGAATTTACAACATTAACCCTGGTAAAAGAGATAATCCGGGTCAACCCGAAACTGATGCTCGATCTCGGGGCGCTCGCGGCATCACTCCGCTGA
- the minD gene encoding cell division ATPase MinD: MIRAYTITSGKGGVGKTTLTVNLGISLALLNHQTYILDADIGMANMALIMGMDDIPVTLHEVLAGKADIEDAIYEGPAGVKVVPSGISLQGFQQADPDNLREVMHKLVDRCEYLLIDAPSGISKEGVVPLSVADQVILVVNPELASMADALKTKILCEVMGGKVYGAILNRAGSEHTELRSQSVEDVLGVRVIDVVPEDASVRRAAAYKMPCVLKYPNTDASRAFRRIAAGICGIEYEDKELRHKEEGFVDRLARAVFR; the protein is encoded by the coding sequence ATGATACGGGCGTATACCATCACTTCAGGAAAAGGTGGCGTTGGGAAGACTACGCTCACGGTCAATCTTGGTATCTCCCTGGCTCTTCTGAATCACCAGACATACATCCTTGATGCCGATATCGGCATGGCAAATATGGCACTCATCATGGGAATGGACGATATCCCGGTCACCCTGCATGAAGTGCTTGCCGGGAAAGCCGACATCGAGGATGCCATCTACGAAGGGCCTGCCGGGGTTAAAGTGGTACCCAGTGGCATCTCCCTGCAGGGATTCCAGCAGGCCGATCCGGATAATCTCCGGGAGGTCATGCATAAACTCGTTGACCGGTGTGAATATCTCCTGATCGATGCCCCGAGCGGGATCTCGAAAGAAGGCGTTGTCCCGCTCTCGGTCGCAGACCAGGTCATTCTTGTCGTAAACCCTGAGCTTGCATCCATGGCAGATGCTCTCAAGACCAAGATCCTCTGTGAGGTCATGGGTGGCAAAGTGTATGGCGCAATCCTGAACCGTGCCGGGTCGGAACACACCGAACTCCGCTCGCAGAGCGTGGAGGACGTTCTTGGTGTCAGGGTCATTGATGTTGTGCCGGAAGATGCCAGCGTCCGGAGGGCCGCGGCCTACAAGATGCCTTGCGTACTGAAATATCCCAATACTGATGCATCGAGAGCTTTCCGCAGGATCGCTGCCGGGATCTGCGGCATCGAATATGAGGACAAGGAACTCAGGCACAAGGAAGAGGGATTCGTAGATCGCCTTGCACGGGCAGTGTTCCGGTAA
- a CDS encoding SPFH domain-containing protein has translation MALIETLIIIFLILVIVAIFAKGVVIIQPYEQGLQIRLGQYVGRMNPGFRWVVPFVSNITTLDLRTQVMEVPSQEVITKDNSPTNVDAIVYVRVIDPEKAFFEVANYRFATLALAQTSLRGIIGDMELDEVLYNRDVINTKLRDILDRETDQWGVKVERVEIKEVDPVEAVKNAMTEQTAAERARRAAILRADGEKRSAILKAEGLRQSMILEAEGERQSKVLRAEGERLSKILQAQGEAQGLRILSVGAAPLDRKAITVLSLDALKTMANGQATKIIFPFEISELIRQGAKFLGAKDETTEEVAGRPVMDDSILGVIPKQDTIDAILKDIQDAVPKVTEDELKDTSKRKVIPTPDEGKAE, from the coding sequence ATGGCGCTCATCGAAACACTCATTATCATATTCCTGATTCTGGTCATCGTCGCGATTTTTGCAAAAGGTGTGGTCATCATCCAGCCGTACGAACAGGGACTCCAGATACGTCTCGGCCAGTACGTGGGAAGGATGAACCCCGGGTTCCGCTGGGTCGTGCCGTTTGTGAGCAACATTACAACGCTCGATCTCCGGACACAGGTTATGGAAGTCCCGAGCCAGGAAGTAATCACCAAGGACAACTCTCCGACCAATGTGGATGCAATCGTTTACGTGCGGGTGATCGATCCTGAGAAGGCATTCTTTGAGGTTGCCAACTACCGGTTTGCAACGCTGGCGCTTGCCCAGACGAGCCTGCGTGGTATTATCGGCGACATGGAACTCGACGAGGTACTGTACAACCGGGACGTCATCAACACCAAGCTCCGCGACATCCTTGACCGTGAAACTGACCAGTGGGGGGTCAAAGTCGAGCGTGTCGAGATCAAGGAGGTAGACCCGGTCGAAGCCGTCAAGAACGCCATGACCGAACAGACGGCAGCAGAACGGGCCCGCCGTGCCGCAATCCTGCGGGCAGATGGCGAGAAGCGATCGGCAATCCTGAAAGCCGAGGGTCTTCGGCAGAGCATGATCCTCGAGGCAGAAGGCGAGCGGCAGAGCAAGGTACTCCGGGCCGAAGGGGAACGGCTCTCAAAGATCCTGCAGGCACAGGGCGAGGCACAGGGCCTCCGCATCCTCTCGGTTGGGGCAGCACCGCTTGACAGGAAGGCGATCACCGTGCTCTCGCTGGACGCACTCAAGACTATGGCCAACGGACAGGCAACCAAGATCATTTTCCCGTTCGAGATCTCCGAACTGATCCGCCAGGGTGCGAAGTTCCTCGGAGCAAAGGATGAGACCACTGAAGAGGTTGCAGGACGGCCGGTCATGGATGACAGTATCCTTGGGGTTATTCCAAAGCAGGATACTATCGATGCGATCCTCAAGGATATCCAGGACGCGGTTCCGAAAGTTACGGAAGACGAGCTCAAGGATACGAGCAAGCGGAAAGTCATTCCAACTCCTGATGAGGGGAAGGCAGAATAA
- a CDS encoding methyltransferase domain-containing protein, translating to MAKKELLSTIRYVAGTKPVFRYSEILPYLSEPLSVEEMFRRTSSDLEKLGLTAQKKGGDYEISRLLPPQAYVLNPEESARLTQFFEERTVPVTLQESIGQYLAKKVGKDWTDPVILERLRRAIVAQKDDYWKPQHKRSLQYTKGYSVLGYLAYHFPVYFMQTEYLLALLARRGLLKKNMTILDAGTGPGVVPLAVADFYSRLDTATADVFSIERSEEHVEAFLALRKICVPPGGRVSIKPPIRADLRSLDLGALPAKVDLAVFSNVLNELPDSTMDMRAEIVAQIAERLAPDGTVLIVEPADEENATRMRSLTVALRKKGLFITSPCSFIWGTPCTAPRCWSFKAEPAIKMPRLMETLARCEESFRFVNTDIKYSYAILSKDPPKKEQYHLPAGSKFLRLSKLQQHVGKRINVACLKMSGELGDVRTHVFKICDGTAKTPVYAVLPSYHITPENDAITTAPYGSVLEMKGVLVRYNKAHDAYNLLVSRNTCACLKDPDCIS from the coding sequence ATGGCAAAAAAAGAACTCCTCTCCACGATAAGGTACGTTGCCGGAACAAAACCGGTCTTCCGCTATTCGGAGATCCTCCCGTATCTCAGCGAGCCCCTGTCCGTGGAGGAGATGTTCCGGAGGACCTCTTCAGACCTGGAAAAACTCGGGCTTACGGCACAGAAAAAAGGCGGCGATTATGAAATATCGCGGCTCCTGCCACCGCAGGCATATGTCCTGAACCCGGAAGAATCAGCCCGTCTCACTCAGTTCTTCGAAGAAAGGACGGTCCCCGTGACACTCCAGGAGAGTATCGGGCAGTACCTTGCGAAGAAAGTGGGAAAGGACTGGACAGACCCGGTGATACTCGAGAGGCTCCGCCGGGCGATCGTTGCCCAGAAGGATGATTACTGGAAACCGCAGCACAAACGGTCCCTGCAGTATACCAAAGGGTACAGTGTGCTCGGGTATCTCGCATACCACTTCCCGGTCTATTTCATGCAGACCGAGTACCTTCTTGCCCTGCTCGCCCGGCGCGGCCTGTTAAAAAAGAACATGACGATTCTCGATGCCGGGACCGGGCCGGGGGTCGTCCCGCTTGCGGTTGCGGACTTTTATTCACGGCTCGATACGGCGACGGCAGATGTCTTCTCCATTGAACGGTCAGAAGAGCATGTCGAAGCGTTTTTAGCCCTTCGAAAGATCTGCGTGCCTCCGGGAGGAAGGGTCAGCATCAAACCCCCGATCAGGGCAGACCTCCGGTCGCTGGACCTAGGAGCCCTTCCTGCAAAGGTCGATCTGGCGGTCTTTTCCAATGTCCTCAATGAACTGCCGGATTCCACGATGGATATGCGGGCAGAGATTGTCGCACAGATAGCTGAACGACTTGCACCCGACGGGACAGTCCTGATTGTCGAGCCCGCTGACGAGGAGAATGCAACACGGATGCGATCCCTCACCGTGGCGCTCCGGAAAAAAGGCCTGTTTATCACCAGCCCGTGCTCGTTCATCTGGGGAACTCCCTGTACGGCCCCGCGCTGCTGGAGTTTCAAGGCTGAACCTGCCATAAAAATGCCCCGTCTCATGGAGACCCTTGCCCGGTGCGAGGAGTCGTTCCGGTTCGTGAATACCGATATCAAGTACAGTTATGCCATCCTCAGTAAAGATCCCCCAAAAAAGGAGCAGTACCACCTTCCCGCAGGATCGAAATTCCTCCGGCTGTCCAAACTGCAGCAGCACGTGGGGAAACGGATCAATGTGGCCTGCCTGAAGATGAGCGGAGAGCTTGGCGATGTCCGGACCCATGTTTTTAAAATCTGTGACGGGACTGCGAAGACACCGGTCTATGCCGTGCTGCCTTCGTACCATATCACCCCGGAAAATGATGCAATTACGACCGCGCCCTATGGCTCGGTTCTCGAGATGAAGGGAGTGCTCGTCCGGTATAATAAGGCACACGATGCCTACAACCTGCTGGTGAGCAGGAATACGTGTGCTTGCTTAAAGGATCCCGATTGTATCTCCTGA
- a CDS encoding ARMT1-like domain-containing protein: MKLTDTCIDCLLSRVVFECQLASADQDCTKKTLAVCRELLKSMKGSTLSHPQIASTVHRKACEMVGNRDPFFELKRIGNRQALSVCREVRGSLPTFHDRVLASVIGNTFDYAVRDHEVTTDFSRFFREEFNKGLEHNDTEKILPLCKRVVYLTDNCGEIVFDRLLIEYLKAHGSHVTVAVRDAPILNDATMEDALALGFDRFADHLTTTGAGAEIGIDLDKIPPDLAHAIETCTIILSKGMANYESLSGYDSLPPVAYLMCVKCKVIAEETGIARGSKIALLRP; encoded by the coding sequence ATGAAACTCACGGACACCTGTATCGATTGTTTGTTGTCCCGGGTTGTTTTTGAATGCCAGCTGGCTTCTGCGGATCAGGACTGTACGAAAAAGACACTTGCGGTTTGTCGCGAACTTCTCAAATCCATGAAAGGTTCCACGTTGTCGCACCCACAGATTGCCAGTACTGTGCATCGTAAAGCCTGCGAGATGGTAGGAAACCGCGATCCTTTTTTCGAACTCAAGCGGATCGGGAACCGTCAGGCACTCTCGGTCTGCCGGGAGGTGAGGGGATCCCTCCCGACATTCCATGACCGGGTCCTTGCGAGCGTGATCGGCAACACCTTCGATTACGCAGTCAGGGATCACGAAGTCACGACCGATTTTTCCCGGTTTTTCCGAGAGGAGTTTAACAAAGGGCTCGAACACAACGACACGGAAAAGATCCTCCCGCTCTGCAAACGGGTGGTCTACCTTACCGACAACTGCGGGGAGATCGTTTTTGACCGGCTCCTTATCGAGTACCTCAAAGCCCATGGATCCCATGTAACGGTAGCGGTCCGGGACGCCCCCATTCTCAACGATGCCACGATGGAAGATGCCCTCGCCCTCGGGTTTGACCGCTTTGCTGATCACCTCACCACAACCGGGGCCGGGGCAGAGATCGGGATCGATCTCGACAAGATACCACCGGATCTGGCACACGCAATTGAGACCTGCACGATCATCCTGTCCAAGGGCATGGCAAACTACGAATCGCTGAGCGGATACGATTCGCTGCCTCCTGTTGCCTACCTCATGTGCGTAAAGTGCAAGGTTATCGCCGAGGAGACCGGAATAGCCAGGGGATCCAAGATTGCCCTGTTGCGACCGTAA
- a CDS encoding NfeD family protein has translation MVLPEIGISFGWLLIVGGALLLLFEVHSPGFFATVPATVMIILGILQLAGVDISNPWMGGIIGIVTALCAAGFTVWMYGKITPDASPTTISRDSLIGKTGRVKVAVDSTSLSGKVIIGSTEWSAHSKGPAIPVNKEVKVIDSEGVHIVVEEVA, from the coding sequence ATGGTACTTCCAGAAATTGGAATCTCCTTTGGATGGCTGCTCATTGTTGGTGGCGCCCTCCTACTGCTTTTCGAAGTGCACAGCCCGGGATTCTTTGCAACGGTACCTGCCACGGTCATGATCATCCTCGGGATCCTGCAGCTTGCAGGTGTGGATATCTCCAACCCGTGGATGGGCGGGATTATCGGGATTGTCACTGCCCTGTGTGCGGCGGGTTTTACTGTCTGGATGTATGGAAAGATCACCCCGGATGCAAGTCCCACCACAATCAGTCGCGATTCACTGATTGGAAAGACCGGACGGGTGAAAGTTGCTGTTGATTCAACAAGCTTATCCGGAAAAGTGATCATCGGCTCAACCGAATGGAGTGCCCACTCAAAAGGGCCGGCCATTCCTGTCAATAAGGAAGTGAAAGTCATCGACTCCGAAGGAGTCCATATTGTTGTTGAAGAGGTAGCATAA